A window from Lagopus muta isolate bLagMut1 chromosome 5, bLagMut1 primary, whole genome shotgun sequence encodes these proteins:
- the FASLG gene encoding tumor necrosis factor ligand superfamily member 6 — translation MMQAHRSRAGSSPRAQSGPASAVFGCHMEDHTKRVQPIPLPAMQQNLNYMYPQIFWVDGCADASTSCHPASPVAPFPPPVPDRRKKPKSNRERSSVGFLVIFLLILLALTGVGLSMFQIFHLEKELAELRESVSTEHIPPALEKLIGQGSKPVKKEARKAAHLTGNPTQRNLPLEWEPISGHAFTSGVQYRAQGLVINETGLYFVYSNVLFRGRHCDNEVLTHVVYKRNPASPGSHVLMEDKRINYCTKEKMWARKSYLGALFKLRERDSLYVNVSKIDLVNFEESKTFFGLFKL, via the exons ATGATGCAGGcacacagaagcagagctgggtcTTCCCCCAGGGCTCAGTCTGGGCCAGCCTCAGCAGTTTTTGGCTGCCACATGGAAGATCACACAAAGCGCGTCCAGCCCATCCCACTCCCAGCCATGCAGCAGAACTTGAACTATATGTACCCCCAGATCTTTTGGGTGGATGGCTGTGCCGATGCCAGTACCTCCTGCCATCCAGCATCCCCTGTCGCTCCCTTCCCTCCACCGGTACCCGATCGGAGGAAAAAGCCAAAGAGCAACAGAGAAAGGAGCAGCGTCGGTTTCCTGGTGATCTTCTTGCTGATCCTGCTGGCCCTCACTGGAGTGGGGCTGAGCATGTTTCAGATTTTCCACCTGGAGAAGGAACTGGCTGAACTCAGAGAG TCTGTCAGCACTGAACACATCCCTCCAGCCCTGGAGAAGCTCATAG GGCAGGGGAGCAAGCCAGTGAAAAAGGAAGCAAGGAAGGCAGCACATTTAACAG GGAACCCCACACAGCGGAACCTCCCATTGGAGTGGGAACCCATCTCTGGTCATGCCTTCACCAGTGGCGTTCAGTACCGTGCCCAGGGCCTTGTGATCAATGAGACTGGTCTGTACTTTGTGTACTCCAATGTGCTTTTCCGGGGAAGGCATTGTGACAACGAGGTGTTGACACACGTTGTCTACAAGAGAAACCCAGCTTCACCAGGCAGCCACGTGCTGATGGAGGACAAGCGCATCAACTACTGTACAAAGGAGAAGATGTGGGCCCGGAAAAGCTACCTGGGGGCTTTATTCAAGCTCAGGGAGAGGGACAGTCTGTATGTCAACGTTTCCAAAATTGATCTGGTTAACTTTGAGGAATCCAAGACATTCTTTGGGTTATTTAAGCTTTAA